In the Maribacter sp. MJ134 genome, one interval contains:
- a CDS encoding LysM peptidoglycan-binding domain-containing protein — MSVKAKYQGVLDLGEQLGIKDGNVTEEGGVLKIKGEANTPYEKDLLWDKIKAIGGESASDIKANISVGDSSVYHRHTVASGESLSKIAKHYYGDAMKYKQIFEANTNILKNPDVIHPDQVLVIPNP, encoded by the coding sequence ATGAGCGTTAAAGCTAAATATCAAGGTGTTCTAGACCTTGGCGAACAACTAGGAATTAAAGATGGAAATGTAACCGAAGAAGGTGGTGTCCTAAAAATAAAAGGAGAGGCGAATACGCCTTACGAAAAGGATTTATTATGGGATAAAATAAAAGCCATCGGAGGCGAAAGTGCTTCGGACATCAAAGCAAATATTTCTGTTGGCGATAGTTCTGTTTATCACAGACATACCGTGGCCAGCGGAGAATCTCTAAGTAAAATTGCAAAGCACTATTATGGTGATGCAATGAAGTACAAGCAAATATTCGAAGCCAATACAAATATCTTGAAGAATCCGGATGTGATTCATCCTGATCAAGTTTTGGTTATTCCAAATCCATAG
- the rpsA gene encoding 30S ribosomal protein S1, which yields MAEEKTQAEVVETAEVAQEKAVETPKQDPQEFLENFNWEKYEQGIERVEDSKLKEFEELVAENFVDTADEEVVTGTVVYITDREAIIDINAKSEGVISLNEFRYNPDLKVGDKVEVLIDIREDKSGQLVLSHRKARTIMAWDRVNAAHDKEEIVSGFVKCRTKGGMIVDVFGIEAFLPGSQIDVKPIRDYDQYVNKTMEFKVVKINHEFKNVVVSHKALIEADIEEQKKEIISQLEKGQVLEGVVKNITSYGVFIDLGGVDGLVHITDLSWSRINHPNEVVELDQKLNVVILDFDENKSRIQLGLKQLEKHPWEALSDEIKIGDKVKGKVVVIADYGAFIEVVEGVEGLIHVSEMSWSTHLRSAQDFVKVGDEVEAVVLTLDREDRKMSLGIKQLTPDPWTDITTKYPVGSKHKGIVRNFTNFGVFVELEEGIDGLIYISDLSWTKKIKHPSEFTNVGDTLEVEVLELDVEGRKLSLGHKQTTENPWDKYETEFALDTVHKAAITEIVDKGATIEFNDDITAFVPQRHLEKEDGKKLGKGEEAEFKIIEFNKDFKRVVASHTAIFREEEKRNVKAAVKRQAAAADEAKPTLGDANDALQALKDKMEADSKKKK from the coding sequence ATGGCTGAAGAAAAAACACAAGCTGAGGTAGTAGAAACTGCTGAAGTTGCACAAGAAAAAGCGGTGGAGACACCAAAACAAGATCCACAAGAATTTTTAGAAAACTTTAATTGGGAGAAATACGAGCAAGGAATTGAGCGTGTTGAAGATTCCAAATTAAAGGAGTTCGAAGAATTGGTAGCTGAGAACTTTGTAGATACTGCCGATGAGGAAGTAGTTACAGGAACGGTAGTATACATTACGGATAGGGAGGCAATCATTGATATTAACGCAAAGTCCGAAGGTGTTATCTCCTTGAACGAGTTCCGTTACAATCCAGATTTAAAAGTAGGTGATAAGGTAGAGGTGCTTATTGACATCCGTGAGGATAAAAGCGGTCAATTGGTACTTTCGCACAGAAAGGCACGTACGATTATGGCTTGGGACCGTGTAAATGCGGCGCACGATAAAGAAGAAATTGTTAGTGGATTTGTAAAATGCAGAACTAAAGGTGGAATGATCGTTGATGTTTTTGGAATCGAGGCGTTCTTGCCAGGTTCTCAAATAGACGTGAAGCCTATCCGCGATTACGACCAGTATGTAAATAAAACAATGGAATTCAAGGTGGTGAAAATCAACCATGAGTTCAAAAACGTTGTTGTTTCCCATAAAGCGCTTATCGAAGCGGATATTGAGGAGCAGAAAAAAGAAATCATCAGTCAACTAGAAAAAGGACAAGTACTGGAAGGTGTTGTTAAAAACATTACTTCTTACGGTGTGTTCATTGATCTTGGTGGTGTTGACGGTCTCGTACATATTACAGACCTTTCTTGGAGCAGAATCAATCACCCGAACGAGGTGGTAGAGCTAGATCAAAAATTGAACGTTGTAATCCTTGATTTTGATGAAAACAAGTCTAGAATTCAATTAGGTCTTAAGCAATTAGAGAAGCATCCTTGGGAAGCGCTAAGTGATGAAATCAAGATTGGTGACAAAGTAAAAGGTAAAGTAGTTGTAATAGCGGATTACGGCGCGTTTATTGAAGTTGTTGAAGGTGTTGAAGGATTAATACACGTTTCTGAAATGTCATGGTCTACACATTTACGTTCCGCACAGGACTTTGTAAAAGTAGGTGATGAGGTAGAAGCTGTAGTACTTACTTTGGATCGTGAAGATCGCAAGATGTCCTTAGGTATCAAACAATTGACGCCAGACCCATGGACGGATATTACGACTAAATATCCTGTAGGTTCTAAACACAAAGGTATCGTTAGAAACTTTACCAACTTTGGAGTGTTCGTAGAATTAGAAGAAGGAATAGATGGTCTAATTTACATATCTGACCTTTCTTGGACCAAGAAAATCAAACATCCATCAGAATTTACCAATGTTGGTGACACCTTGGAAGTTGAAGTATTGGAGTTAGATGTAGAAGGACGCAAGTTAAGTCTTGGTCATAAGCAGACGACCGAGAATCCTTGGGACAAGTATGAGACGGAATTCGCTTTAGATACGGTTCACAAGGCAGCGATTACCGAAATTGTTGACAAGGGAGCTACCATTGAGTTCAATGATGATATTACGGCATTTGTACCACAACGTCATTTAGAAAAAGAAGATGGTAAGAAACTTGGCAAGGGAGAGGAAGCTGAATTTAAGATCATTGAGTTTAACAAAGATTTCAAGAGAGTTGTTGCTAGTCATACAGCAATCTTCAGAGAGGAAGAGAAACGTAATGTAAAAGCGGCCGTTAAGAGACAAGCTGCTGCTGCAGATGAGGCTAAACCCACATTGGGAGATGCTAATGATGCATTACAAGCGTTAAAAGATAAGATGGAGGCTGATTCTAAGAAAAAGAAATAA
- the pyrR gene encoding bifunctional pyr operon transcriptional regulator/uracil phosphoribosyltransferase PyrR has translation MSQKVLLSSKEINIILHRLACQLLENHLDFENTALIGIQPRGIFVANRLCKILKEEYGVKHINLGFLDTTFFRDDFRRGDKTLEATKTKINFLVEDKKVVLIDDVLYTGRSINAALTALQSFGRPSEVELLTLIDRRFSRHLPIQPNYRGRQVDAIDDEKVKVMWKENDGKDVIYLMNR, from the coding sequence ATGAGTCAAAAAGTACTACTTTCCTCAAAAGAAATAAACATCATTCTTCATCGTTTGGCTTGCCAACTTCTTGAAAACCATTTAGATTTTGAAAATACAGCGCTCATTGGCATACAGCCAAGGGGTATTTTTGTTGCCAATAGATTATGTAAAATATTAAAAGAGGAATATGGGGTAAAACATATTAATCTTGGGTTTTTGGACACGACGTTCTTTCGTGACGATTTTAGAAGGGGTGATAAAACACTTGAGGCTACTAAAACCAAAATCAATTTTCTAGTTGAAGATAAAAAAGTGGTTTTAATTGATGATGTGCTCTATACAGGAAGAAGCATAAATGCCGCGCTTACGGCGCTACAATCTTTTGGTAGACCGTCTGAAGTTGAACTTCTAACCCTTATAGATAGGAGGTTTAGTCGTCATTTGCCCATACAGCCCAACTATAGGGGAAGACAGGTAGATGCTATAGATGATGAAAAAGTAAAAGTAATGTGGAAGGAGAATGACGGTAAGGATGTAATTTATTTGATGAATAGGTAA
- a CDS encoding aspartate carbamoyltransferase catalytic subunit translates to MSELSVNHLLGIKYLNESDIQLIFETADHFKEVINRSIKKVPSLRDITIANIFFENSTRTKLSFELAEKRLSADVLNFSASQSSVKKGETLIDTVNNILSMKVDMVVMRHPNPGAGIFLSKHVKAAIINAGDGAHEHPTQALLDSYSIRERLGDVANKNVVIVGDILHSRVALSNIFALKLQGANVKVCGPKTLLPKYIESLGVSVETNLRKALEWCDVANMLRIQNERLDISYFPTTREYTQQFGVNKELLDSLDKEIVIMHPGPINRGVEITSDVADSNQSIILNQVENGVAIRMAVIYLLASKIKQ, encoded by the coding sequence ATGAGCGAACTGAGTGTAAATCACTTGTTGGGTATAAAATATTTGAATGAGTCGGATATTCAACTCATTTTTGAAACTGCTGACCATTTTAAGGAAGTAATTAACCGATCCATAAAAAAAGTACCCTCGCTTAGGGATATTACAATTGCCAATATATTTTTCGAAAACAGTACGCGGACAAAACTATCGTTTGAATTGGCAGAAAAGAGACTTTCAGCCGATGTGTTGAATTTTTCGGCTAGCCAGTCTTCCGTTAAAAAAGGAGAAACCTTAATAGATACGGTCAATAATATTTTATCCATGAAGGTTGATATGGTGGTAATGCGCCATCCGAATCCTGGAGCGGGTATTTTCCTTTCGAAGCACGTAAAGGCCGCGATTATCAACGCAGGAGATGGTGCTCATGAACATCCTACACAGGCATTGTTAGATTCTTATTCGATTAGGGAAAGACTAGGCGATGTGGCGAACAAGAATGTTGTTATAGTGGGGGATATTCTGCATTCTCGCGTGGCCTTATCCAATATTTTCGCATTAAAATTGCAAGGTGCAAATGTAAAAGTGTGCGGTCCTAAAACACTGCTTCCCAAATATATAGAATCTCTCGGTGTAAGCGTTGAGACCAATTTGAGAAAGGCGTTAGAATGGTGCGATGTTGCCAATATGCTGCGCATACAGAACGAACGTTTAGATATTAGCTATTTCCCAACCACAAGGGAATACACACAACAATTTGGAGTAAATAAAGAGCTTCTGGATAGTTTGGACAAAGAGATTGTAATTATGCACCCAGGCCCCATAAACAGAGGTGTAGAAATTACAAGTGATGTGGCGGACTCCAACCAATCCATAATACTAAACCAAGTAGAGAACGGTGTTGCTATACGTATGGCGGTAATCTATTTATTAGCTTCCAAAATAAAACAATAG
- a CDS encoding ribonuclease Z has translation MIFDKEGNTSIVYQEKISIAAFLENLEREYKKVANDNLVLNLFSFEKLTTGDVLEFLQFSKKHKQNGKSFVIVTDKVSYDDVPEEIIVTPTIQEAKDIIEMEEIERELGL, from the coding sequence ATGATTTTTGATAAAGAGGGGAATACGTCAATCGTCTATCAGGAAAAGATTTCTATAGCCGCGTTTTTGGAAAACTTAGAAAGGGAATATAAAAAGGTTGCGAATGATAATTTGGTTTTGAACCTTTTCTCTTTTGAGAAACTTACAACGGGAGATGTGCTAGAGTTTCTACAATTTTCTAAGAAGCATAAGCAAAATGGCAAATCCTTTGTCATAGTAACGGACAAGGTATCTTATGATGATGTTCCTGAAGAAATCATAGTAACCCCTACCATCCAAGAGGCTAAGGATATTATTGAAATGGAAGAAATCGAAAGAGAGTTGGGCCTGTGA
- a CDS encoding ribonuclease Z, producing the protein MKLTILGCYAATPRTLTNPTAQVLEIKNHMFLIDCGEGTQVQLRKHKIKFSRINHIFISHLHGDHFFGLPGLISTFRLLGRDKEMHIYGPKGIKEAITLLLKLGDSWTNYHLYFHELTSNESELIYEDEKVSVRTIPLEHRIYTNGYLFKEKLGERKLDIAAAEKYGIDKAYYRNIKLGKDGVSNTGEVVPNNKISTDPQKPKSYAFCSDTVYKPTIVPLIENVDVLYHEATFLDSESALAVKTKHSTAKEAATIAQSAEVKTLILGHYSTRYKSISLFKEEAQTLFPYVELAEDGKTFQF; encoded by the coding sequence GTGAAATTAACAATATTAGGTTGTTATGCCGCTACTCCAAGAACACTAACGAATCCTACGGCTCAAGTTCTTGAAATTAAGAATCATATGTTCTTGATAGATTGTGGTGAAGGAACCCAAGTGCAACTGCGCAAACACAAAATAAAATTTTCTAGAATTAACCACATTTTTATTTCGCATCTCCATGGAGACCACTTTTTTGGTCTTCCCGGACTTATTTCTACTTTTCGTCTTTTGGGCAGGGACAAAGAAATGCATATTTACGGTCCCAAAGGTATAAAGGAAGCGATTACACTCTTATTAAAATTAGGAGATTCTTGGACCAACTATCACTTGTACTTTCATGAACTTACTTCCAACGAAAGTGAATTAATCTATGAAGATGAGAAGGTAAGTGTTAGGACCATACCACTGGAACACCGCATCTACACCAACGGTTACCTTTTCAAGGAAAAGTTGGGGGAGCGCAAATTGGATATTGCTGCGGCAGAGAAATACGGTATAGATAAAGCATATTATAGGAATATTAAATTGGGTAAGGATGGGGTTTCCAATACTGGAGAAGTGGTGCCCAACAATAAAATCTCTACGGACCCTCAGAAACCTAAATCATATGCCTTCTGCAGTGATACGGTTTATAAGCCGACCATTGTTCCGCTTATAGAGAATGTAGATGTGTTGTATCATGAAGCTACATTTTTAGATTCCGAATCGGCCTTAGCAGTTAAAACAAAACATTCCACGGCAAAGGAGGCGGCAACCATTGCGCAATCGGCAGAGGTAAAAACACTTATTTTAGGACATTATTCTACAAGATATAAGAGTATCTCTCTATTCAAAGAGGAAGCGCAAACCCTATTTCCTTATGTGGAACTTGCAGAAGACGGGAAGACTTTTCAATTTTAA
- the pdxH gene encoding pyridoxamine 5'-phosphate oxidase, whose amino-acid sequence MQKDLGSYRKSYEKSELLEDSIPDNPMQLFQTWFYEVEQADGLDEPNAMTVSTLGLDGFPKNRVVLLKKYNHEGFIFYTNYNSEKGKAIDANPKLCLSFFWPNLERQIIIKGSAEKIALNLSDGYFESRPDGSKLGAIVSDQSSVISSRDILEEKLEALESEYKGKEIKRPDHWGGYIVKPVSIEFWQGRPNRLHDRIRYTLQKDFDWKIERLAP is encoded by the coding sequence ATGCAGAAAGATTTAGGTAGTTATAGAAAATCATACGAAAAGAGCGAATTGTTAGAGGATAGTATTCCCGACAATCCCATGCAGCTTTTTCAAACATGGTTTTATGAAGTGGAACAGGCAGACGGGTTAGATGAGCCCAACGCTATGACCGTCTCTACCTTAGGGTTAGATGGGTTTCCAAAGAACAGGGTAGTATTACTTAAAAAGTACAATCACGAGGGTTTTATTTTCTATACCAATTATAATAGTGAAAAAGGTAAGGCTATAGACGCAAACCCTAAGCTGTGCCTGTCTTTCTTTTGGCCCAATCTAGAAAGACAGATAATCATAAAAGGTAGCGCAGAAAAAATAGCTTTAAATCTATCCGATGGGTACTTTGAATCTAGACCGGATGGAAGTAAGTTGGGAGCCATAGTATCTGATCAAAGCAGTGTTATTAGCTCAAGGGATATTCTAGAAGAAAAACTAGAGGCCTTGGAATCCGAATACAAAGGAAAAGAAATTAAAAGACCTGACCACTGGGGCGGTTATATAGTGAAGCCGGTATCTATAGAATTCTGGCAGGGCAGACCTAATAGATTACACGATAGAATACGTTACACGCTTCAAAAAGATTTTGATTGGAAAATAGAGCGCTTGGCGCCATAA
- a CDS encoding SixA phosphatase family protein — protein MENRALGAISIKQMKNLLLMRHGKSSWELNVNDEDRALLQRGINDSKRIGQELETQELNIDFAFSSPANRALHTAMICLRQIRFPLNKFQVVPELYDFSGNYVLDFVKKLPNDLNTVLLFGHNHAFTHITNSLGHQHIENVPTAGFVQLQFAIQSWESLSKGTTIRTIFPKLLKK, from the coding sequence TTGGAAAATAGAGCGCTTGGCGCCATAAGTATAAAGCAAATGAAGAATCTATTATTAATGCGCCACGGAAAATCCTCTTGGGAACTAAATGTGAATGATGAAGATAGGGCGTTGCTGCAGAGAGGAATTAACGACAGCAAACGTATCGGTCAAGAATTGGAAACCCAGGAGTTGAACATAGATTTCGCATTTTCGAGTCCGGCGAACAGGGCTTTACATACCGCAATGATTTGTCTGAGACAGATAAGATTTCCGTTGAATAAATTTCAGGTAGTCCCTGAACTCTATGATTTTTCTGGGAATTATGTATTAGATTTTGTAAAAAAGCTGCCAAACGATTTAAACACGGTTTTGCTATTTGGTCATAACCACGCTTTTACACACATTACCAATTCATTGGGACATCAACATATTGAAAACGTACCGACCGCAGGATTTGTTCAGCTACAATTTGCAATACAATCTTGGGAGTCGCTTTCCAAAGGAACAACGATACGAACCATTTTTCCAAAGCTGTTAAAGAAATGA
- the ppk1 gene encoding polyphosphate kinase 1: MMKNKNQYINREISWLRFNERVLQESADKNVPLIERLRFAGIFSNNLDEFFKVRYATVKRIVEAGKKGKSVLGGEVAKDLLEEITKIVIKQQAKSIDIIRDIENELEEQNVFLITEKELSNQQQEFVKKYFLQNVSPQLTTIILSDYAEFPTLKDTAAYLAIRMLLKPDDRTRETSSKVEKRFALIEIPKGIERFVVLPKEGAKDYVIMLDDVIRFCMDSIFTMFDYSAISAHMIKITRDAELDIDNDLSKSFIEKIYSSVEHRKISDPVRFVYDKKIGKDTLKFLKEKMNVEDTDSVIPGGRYHNKRDYLSFPSLGRQDLLYDKITPLPVKGLSLEGSLLEKIADKDYLQYTPYHTFSYVLKFLREAALDPKVKTIKITVYRLANDSQVAACLSNAVKNGKQVTLQIELRARFDEHANIRYAEELQAEGVKLIFGVPGLKVHSKICLIEREEEGQMKRYGFISTGNFNESTAKIYTDYTLFTAHEPILKELNKVFDFFETTYKINKYKHLIVSPHYTTKVFKSLIDQEIENANQGKEAFIRIKMNSFTSYSMIDRLYKASNAGVKIQLIVRGICCLIPGVKGMSENIEAISVVDKFLEHPRMFIFCNDGDTKVYISSADFMTRNLENRVEVGCPIYDEDVKQELIDTFDISWNDNVKARVFNEAQDNAYRKDNRKKVRSQFALYDYYVEKLKE; encoded by the coding sequence ATGATGAAGAACAAGAACCAATATATTAATAGAGAAATTAGCTGGCTTAGATTTAACGAACGAGTCCTGCAAGAGAGCGCGGATAAGAACGTACCCTTAATAGAACGTTTACGGTTTGCAGGAATTTTTTCTAATAATCTAGATGAATTTTTTAAGGTGCGTTATGCCACGGTAAAACGAATTGTAGAGGCAGGTAAAAAAGGCAAAAGCGTTTTAGGAGGCGAGGTTGCCAAAGATTTACTAGAGGAAATAACTAAAATTGTCATTAAGCAACAGGCAAAAAGTATTGATATCATCCGAGATATCGAAAATGAATTAGAGGAGCAAAATGTTTTCTTGATTACGGAAAAAGAATTATCAAATCAACAACAAGAGTTTGTAAAGAAGTATTTCCTTCAAAATGTAAGTCCGCAGCTAACCACCATTATATTAAGCGATTATGCTGAATTCCCAACGCTGAAGGATACCGCGGCTTATTTGGCCATACGTATGTTACTAAAACCGGATGATAGAACAAGGGAAACTTCCAGTAAGGTTGAAAAAAGGTTTGCCTTAATAGAGATTCCCAAAGGAATCGAACGATTTGTTGTGTTACCAAAAGAGGGAGCAAAGGATTACGTAATTATGCTAGACGATGTCATCCGTTTTTGTATGGATAGCATATTTACGATGTTCGATTATAGTGCCATTTCAGCCCACATGATTAAGATTACTAGAGACGCTGAACTGGATATTGATAATGACCTGAGCAAAAGTTTTATCGAAAAGATATACTCCAGTGTAGAGCATCGAAAAATCAGCGACCCCGTACGTTTTGTGTATGACAAGAAAATAGGAAAGGATACCTTGAAGTTCTTAAAGGAAAAGATGAACGTTGAGGATACGGATAGCGTTATCCCGGGAGGAAGGTACCATAATAAGAGAGATTACTTAAGTTTTCCAAGTTTAGGTAGGCAAGACTTGTTATATGATAAAATCACGCCATTACCGGTAAAGGGCTTAAGCTTGGAGGGTAGCTTACTGGAGAAAATAGCCGATAAGGACTATTTGCAGTATACACCCTATCATACCTTTTCTTATGTACTCAAATTTCTAAGGGAAGCTGCATTGGATCCTAAGGTCAAGACCATTAAGATTACGGTGTACAGATTGGCAAATGATTCTCAGGTAGCGGCATGTTTGTCAAATGCGGTGAAGAACGGAAAACAGGTTACGCTACAAATAGAGTTACGCGCCAGATTTGATGAGCATGCTAATATTCGTTACGCGGAAGAACTGCAGGCGGAAGGGGTTAAGTTAATTTTTGGTGTACCGGGACTTAAAGTGCATAGTAAGATTTGTTTAATTGAGCGGGAAGAAGAAGGGCAGATGAAACGCTATGGTTTTATTAGCACGGGTAATTTTAACGAATCTACGGCTAAAATTTATACCGATTATACCTTATTTACGGCCCACGAGCCCATTTTGAAGGAATTGAACAAGGTTTTCGACTTTTTTGAAACAACCTATAAGATTAATAAATATAAGCACCTGATCGTATCGCCTCACTACACTACGAAAGTGTTTAAGAGTTTGATTGATCAGGAAATTGAAAATGCTAACCAAGGCAAAGAGGCGTTTATAAGAATTAAGATGAACAGCTTCACTTCGTATAGTATGATCGATAGATTGTACAAGGCAAGTAATGCAGGGGTCAAAATACAGTTAATTGTGCGTGGTATCTGTTGTTTAATTCCGGGTGTTAAAGGAATGAGTGAAAACATTGAGGCCATTAGTGTGGTCGATAAATTTCTGGAACATCCGAGAATGTTCATTTTCTGTAATGACGGGGATACTAAAGTCTATATCTCATCAGCAGATTTTATGACTCGTAACTTAGAGAATAGGGTAGAGGTTGGTTGTCCTATCTATGATGAGGATGTTAAACAGGAATTGATAGATACATTTGACATTTCCTGGAATGACAATGTAAAAGCAAGGGTTTTCAATGAAGCTCAGGACAATGCATACCGAAAGGACAATAGGAAAAAAGTACGTTCTCAGTTTGCACTATATGATTATTATGTTGAGAAATTAAAAGAGTAA
- a CDS encoding Ppx/GppA phosphatase family protein → MKVKKFAAIDIGSNAIRLLTHNVIEEQGKKTQFRKSALIRVPVRLGEDSFTVGEISEHNVARMVKTMLAFKLLMDVAGVQNYRACATSAMREANNGNEVINLIAEKSGIQIEVIDGKQEAAIIASTDLKEIIKEDQSYLYIDVGGGSTEFTLFTKGKIKLSKSFKLGTVRLLKDLVKESTWLRLQEWIQENVKDAPKLSIIGSGGNINKLHKMSGRKEGEPLSYIWLNAQYRFLESLSYDDRVSELGLNPDRADVIIPATRIFLSAAKWSGAKKIHVPKIGLSDGIIKNLYYSQKENKA, encoded by the coding sequence TTGAAAGTAAAAAAGTTTGCGGCTATCGATATTGGATCTAATGCCATACGTCTGTTGACCCATAACGTAATAGAAGAGCAGGGTAAGAAAACACAGTTCCGTAAAAGTGCCCTTATCAGGGTGCCCGTTCGTTTGGGTGAGGATTCTTTTACCGTAGGAGAAATTTCAGAACACAATGTAGCCCGTATGGTAAAGACCATGCTGGCCTTTAAGCTTTTAATGGATGTTGCTGGTGTCCAAAATTATAGGGCATGCGCAACTTCCGCAATGCGAGAAGCCAATAACGGTAATGAGGTCATCAATCTCATTGCCGAGAAATCGGGCATACAGATAGAGGTCATAGATGGCAAACAAGAAGCAGCAATAATAGCTTCCACGGATTTAAAGGAAATTATTAAGGAAGACCAATCTTATCTGTATATCGATGTTGGAGGTGGTAGTACTGAGTTTACTTTGTTTACAAAAGGAAAAATAAAGTTATCCAAGTCGTTTAAGTTAGGTACGGTAAGATTATTAAAGGACTTAGTAAAAGAAAGTACCTGGTTAAGGTTGCAAGAATGGATTCAAGAAAATGTCAAGGATGCACCAAAGCTATCGATTATAGGTTCTGGGGGAAATATAAATAAATTGCATAAGATGTCCGGTAGAAAGGAGGGAGAACCTTTGTCTTATATTTGGCTGAACGCACAGTATCGCTTTTTGGAAAGTTTAAGTTATGACGACCGTGTATCCGAATTGGGATTGAATCCCGATAGAGCGGATGTTATCATACCCGCAACGCGAATATTTTTATCCGCAGCAAAGTGGAGTGGTGCAAAAAAAATTCATGTACCCAAGATTGGACTATCGGACGGGATTATCAAAAACCTATATTATAGTCAAAAAGAAAATAAGGCTTAG
- a CDS encoding tRNA-(ms[2]io[6]A)-hydroxylase, giving the protein MLGLKLPTDPRWVNIVEKNIDEILTDHAYCEQKAASTAISLIVSFPEYTELIEEMIALSREEMGHFKMVHDRIIARGKTLGRDRKDEYVLQLVKFFPKGGSRTTQLVHRLLYAALIEARSCERFRLLSEQLEDKELAEFYYKLMVSEASHYTMFLKFARKYGELETVNKKWQDLLDYEAEIMKNLSTKETIHG; this is encoded by the coding sequence ATGCTAGGTCTTAAACTACCAACGGACCCAAGATGGGTAAATATTGTTGAAAAAAATATTGATGAAATACTTACGGACCATGCTTATTGCGAACAAAAGGCAGCTAGCACGGCTATTTCCTTGATTGTCTCTTTCCCGGAGTATACGGAACTTATTGAAGAAATGATCGCCTTATCGCGAGAGGAAATGGGCCATTTTAAAATGGTACATGATAGAATCATTGCACGGGGAAAAACATTAGGAAGAGACCGCAAGGACGAATATGTGCTACAACTGGTTAAATTTTTCCCTAAAGGTGGTAGTAGAACCACACAACTGGTACATAGACTGCTTTATGCCGCACTTATTGAAGCAAGAAGTTGTGAGCGTTTTAGACTTTTGTCAGAGCAACTAGAAGATAAAGAATTGGCTGAATTTTATTATAAATTAATGGTGAGTGAAGCTTCTCATTACACCATGTTCTTGAAATTTGCACGCAAGTACGGTGAATTGGAAACCGTGAATAAAAAATGGCAGGACTTGCTTGATTACGAAGCGGAAATCATGAAAAATTTAAGCACTAAGGAAACTATTCACGGCTAA
- a CDS encoding EboA domain-containing protein, whose protein sequence is MAYMHVSKDIYEILSSCAEQEAMAWLLDRIAKIEDSRTTRDLFMGYSLLASKFSADQSMESNPKVSDAITLFSAHKASLLEVSRIYLLVKVLEIDFGHFSPQVNRIIEVADTAELETFLKYLVLLPDAQRFKNTAVEALRTNIATIFDAITLNNLYPAKYFNDQQWNQMYLKAAFMERDLSLIQAVDERANKDLSRIISDYAHERWAASRNIDPMFWRPVTKFIDDVLLLDMERLLSSDNEIENRAGGLCCFYSQDDRALKLLNQYPKLEKQIASKEITWNTLKK, encoded by the coding sequence ATGGCATACATGCACGTAAGCAAGGACATTTATGAGATCTTAAGTTCTTGCGCCGAGCAAGAAGCAATGGCTTGGTTGTTAGACCGTATCGCTAAAATTGAAGATTCACGAACTACAAGGGATTTGTTCATGGGCTATAGTCTATTGGCTTCAAAGTTTAGTGCAGACCAATCCATGGAGTCAAACCCAAAGGTTTCTGATGCAATTACTTTGTTTTCCGCCCACAAGGCAAGTTTACTGGAAGTGTCAAGAATTTATCTTTTAGTAAAAGTACTGGAAATAGATTTCGGTCACTTTAGTCCTCAAGTGAATCGTATCATTGAGGTTGCGGATACGGCGGAGCTAGAAACATTTTTAAAATATTTGGTTTTATTGCCAGATGCCCAACGCTTCAAGAATACGGCAGTAGAAGCTTTGCGCACTAACATCGCTACCATTTTTGATGCTATAACTTTAAATAACCTCTATCCCGCTAAGTATTTCAATGACCAACAATGGAACCAAATGTATCTTAAAGCTGCCTTTATGGAAAGGGACTTATCTCTGATACAAGCCGTTGATGAGCGAGCAAACAAGGACCTTTCCCGTATTATTTCGGACTATGCACATGAACGGTGGGCCGCCTCTAGGAATATTGACCCTATGTTTTGGCGTCCGGTAACTAAATTCATAGACGATGTATTGCTTTTGGATATGGAACGTCTACTTTCTAGTGACAATGAGATTGAAAATAGGGCCGGCGGACTCTGTTGTTTTTATTCTCAAGATGATAGGGCACTGAAATTGCTCAACCAATATCCGAAATTGGAAAAACAGATTGCATCAAAAGAAATAACTTGGAACACCTTAAAGAAATAG